Proteins from a genomic interval of Danio rerio strain Tuebingen ecotype United States chromosome 4, GRCz12tu, whole genome shotgun sequence:
- the si:dkey-71l4.4 gene encoding uncharacterized protein isoform X1, translating to MAEERVKDSLSEKHSVGSGSCVSLKSDNSIRNPPKFSEETPSSAQSVGSASCVSLKSEHSIMDPPKFSEETPSSAQSVEYESADSGDKTYRRHKSFTDNLQSIFQNLETVINRFLKNELENFRKILQEENSQEFVKDFNENRSIITEAALDLTLFFLREMKQDQAADTLQGELFFTNQLKCSLKKKYQSVFEGIAQQGDSTLLNNIYTDLYITQGASEQVNTEHEIRQIEAASRRHQSLEIQVECKHLFEAAEQDEQIRTVLTKGVAGIGKSVSVQKFVLDWAEGKENQDISFIFPLPFREMNLKEKERQSLKDLITQFFPETKGLNLTRSTRFKVLFILDGLDECRLPLNFAGNETCGDVSSAVSLDVLLTNLIKGNLLPSAFIWITSRPAAASKIPADCIDRLTEIRGFNDAQKEEYFRKRLTDQNQAREIIDHIKQSKSLFIMCHIPVFCWISATVLQNILKLKHRAHAETLQESPKTLTQMYTHFLRFQIQQSRRKYDGENTADVSWNPKLILSLGKLAFQQLDRNNVIFYESDLKDCGIDVYKASVYSGMCTQIFKEETGIILGTMYCFLHLSIQEFIAALYQHLILDNDKTRAEKSRDESMIDLLKTAVDKALESENGHLDLYLRFLLGLSLQSSRQLLRGLLTQQDDRDQSKEEIIAYIKQKLEGNLSPERSINLFYCLNELNDQTLLKQIQSHLSRGSLSSARLSPAQWSALVFVLLTSEEELEEFELQKFQRSDECLIRLSAVIKTSKRALLQGCYLTVRSCESLSSALQSSNCVLRELDLSNNDLQDSGVKKLSDGLKSQHCKLDTLRLQFCNLTVQCCESLSSALQSSNCVLRELDLSNNDLQDSGVKLLSDGLKSQHCKLDTLRLSGCMVTEEGCGFLSSALTSNPSHLRELDLSYNHPGDSGVKLLSEQLEDPNYTLDKLNLDHGGETRITAGPRKYVCFLTLDPNTAHTRLILSEENREVKSVRENQPYPDHPHRFDGYPQVLCRESVCGRCYWEIDWSGDAGVRISVSYKSIRRKGGGVECVFGNNAQSWSLFCYSSRFTFWHNNTQTDLPVEALSRRIGVFVDHSAGTLIFYNIYRDTMSLIHSVQTTFTEPLCAGFWVNYGSSVKLS from the exons atggcagaggagcgagtaaaggactctctctcagagaaacacag TGTGGGTTCAGGATCAtgtgtgtctctgaagagtgacaaCTCAATAAGGAATCCACCAAAGTTCAGTGAGGAAACACCATCATCAGCTCAAAG TGTGGGTTCAGCATCAtgtgtgtctctgaagagtgaacACTCAATAATGGATCCACCAAAGTTCAGTGAGGAAACACCATCATCTGCTCAAAG TGTTGAATATGAGTCAGCAGATTCAGGAGACAAGACTTACAGGAGACACAAGAGCTTCACAGACAATCTCCAGTCCATCTTCCAG AATCTTGAGACTGTAATAAACAGATTTCTGAAGAATGAACTGGAAAACTTTAGGAAAATCTTACAAGAAGAAAACAGTCAAGAGTTTGTGAAGGACTTTAATGAGAACAGAAGCATTAtcacagaagcagctcttgatctcacactcttcttcctgagagagatgaagcaagATCAAGCTGCTGATACTCTCCAGG gTGAGCTGTTCTTCACTAATCAgcttaaatgtagcctgaagaagaaatatcaaagtgtgtttgaaggaattgctcagcaaggagactccacacttctgaataacatctacacagatctctatatcactcagggtgcgagtgaacaggtcaacactgaacatgagatcagacagattgaagctgcttccagacgtcatcagtcactagagatacaggttgaatgcaaacatttgtttgaagcagctgaacaagacgagcagatcagaactgtcctgacaaaaggagttgctggcatcgggaaatcagtctctgtgcaaaagtttgttctggattgggctgaagggaaagaaaatcaagacatcagcttcatatttcctcttccattcagagagatgaacttaaaggagaaagaaagacaaagtttaaaagacctcataactcagtttttcccagagactaaaggactgaaccttacaagaagcacacgattcaaagtcctgttcatccttgatggattggatgaatgtcgtcttcctctgaactttgctggtaatgagacgtgtggtgatgtatcttcagcagtctctctggatgttctcctgacgaacctcatcaagggaaatctgcttccttctgctttcatctggatcaccagcagaccagcagctgccagtaagattcctgctgactgtatcgaccggctgacagagatacgaggattcaatgatgcccaaaaggaggagtacttcagaaagagactcacagatcagaatcaggccagagaaatcattgatcacattaaacagtcaaagagtctctttattatgtgccacatcccagtcttctgctggatttcagccactgttctccagaacatactgaaactgaaacacagggctcatgctgaaacactgcaggaatctcccaagactctgacacagatgtacacacactttctccgctttcagatccagcagagcagaagaaagtatgatggagaaaacacagcagatgtctcctggaatccaaagctcatcctttcactggggaaactggccttccagcagctggacagaaacaatgtgatcttctatgagagcgatctgaaagactgtggcattgacgtctataaggcatcggtgtactcaggcatgtgtacccagatctttaaggaggagacgggaattattcttggtaccatgtactgctttcttcacttgagcattcaggagttcattgcagccctttatcaacatCTGATTCTAGACAATGACAAGAcacgagcagaaaaaagcagAGATGAGTCCATGATTGATTTGCTGAAGACTGCAGTggacaaggctctggaaagtgagaatggacatctggacctttaccttcgcttccttctcggtctgtcactccagtccagtcgacaactcttacgaggcctgttgacacagcaggatgacagagaccagagcaaagaggaaataattgcctacatcaagcagaaacttgaagggaatctgtctccagagagatccatcaatctgttctactgtctgaatgaactgaatgaTCAAACTCTGCTGAAACAGATTCAGTCTCACCTCAGTAGAGGAAGTCTGTCATCTGCTCGTctttcacctgcccagtggtctgctctggtctttgtgttgttgacctcagaggaggagctggaggagtttgagcttcagaaattccagagatcagacgagtgtctcatcagactatcagcagtcatcaaaacCTCCAAAAGAGCTCT gctacagggCTGTTATCTTACTGTTCggtcctgtgagagtttgtcttcagctctacaatcctcaaactgtgtgctgagagagctggacctgagtaacaatgacctgcaggattcaggagtgaagaagctctctgatggactgaagagtcaacactgtaaactggacacactgag actacagttctgtaatctcactgttcagtgttgtgagagtttgtcttcagctctacaatcctcaaactgtgtgctgagagagctggacctgagtaacaatgacctgcaggattcaggagtgaagcttctctctgatggactgaagagtcaacactgtaaactggacacactgag attgtctggctgtatggtgacagaggaaggctgtggttttctgtcttcagctctgacttcaaacccctcacacctgagagagctggatctgagctacaatcatccaggagattcaggagtcaagctgctctctgaacaactggaggatccaaactacacactggacaaactcaa tctggatcatggaggagagacgaggattacagcaggaccacgcaaat atgtctgtttcctcactctggatccaaacacagcacacactcgactcattctgtctgaggagaacagagaggtgaagagtgtgagagagaatcagccgtatcctgatcatccacacagatttgatggttatcctcaggtgttgtgcagagagagtgtgtgtggacgctgttactgggagattgactggagtggagatgctGGTGTgcgtatatcagtgtcatataagagcatcaggaggaagggaggaggtgttgagtgtgtgtttggaaataatgctcagtcctggagtttgttctGCTATTCCTCCAGATTCACATTCTGGCACAATAACACACAGACTGATCTCCCAGTGGaggcgctcagcaggagaataggagtgtttgtggatcacagtgcaggaactctgatcttctacaacatctatagagacacaatgagcctcatccactcagtccagaccacattcactgagccgctctgtgctggCTTCTGGGTTAAttatggatcatcagtgaaactgagctga
- the si:dkey-71l4.4 gene encoding uncharacterized protein LOC797610 has translation MKQDQAADTLQGELFFTNQLKCSLKKKYQSVFEGIAQQGDSTLLNNIYTDLYITQGASEQVNTEHEIRQIEAASRRHQSLEIQVECKHLFEAAEQDEQIRTVLTKGVAGIGKSVSVQKFVLDWAEGKENQDISFIFPLPFREMNLKEKERQSLKDLITQFFPETKGLNLTRSTRFKVLFILDGLDECRLPLNFAGNETCGDVSSAVSLDVLLTNLIKGNLLPSAFIWITSRPAAASKIPADCIDRLTEIRGFNDAQKEEYFRKRLTDQNQAREIIDHIKQSKSLFIMCHIPVFCWISATVLQNILKLKHRAHAETLQESPKTLTQMYTHFLRFQIQQSRRKYDGENTADVSWNPKLILSLGKLAFQQLDRNNVIFYESDLKDCGIDVYKASVYSGMCTQIFKEETGIILGTMYCFLHLSIQEFIAALYQHLILDNDKTRAEKSRDESMIDLLKTAVDKALESENGHLDLYLRFLLGLSLQSSRQLLRGLLTQQDDRDQSKEEIIAYIKQKLEGNLSPERSINLFYCLNELNDQTLLKQIQSHLSRGSLSSARLSPAQWSALVFVLLTSEEELEEFELQKFQRSDECLIRLSAVIKTSKRALLQGCYLTVRSCESLSSALQSSNCVLRELDLSNNDLQDSGVKKLSDGLKSQHCKLDTLRLQFCNLTVQCCESLSSALQSSNCVLRELDLSNNDLQDSGVKLLSDGLKSQHCKLDTLRLSGCMVTEEGCGFLSSALTSNPSHLRELDLSYNHPGDSGVKLLSEQLEDPNYTLDKLNLDHGGETRITAGPRKYVCFLTLDPNTAHTRLILSEENREVKSVRENQPYPDHPHRFDGYPQVLCRESVCGRCYWEIDWSGDAGVRISVSYKSIRRKGGGVECVFGNNAQSWSLFCYSSRFTFWHNNTQTDLPVEALSRRIGVFVDHSAGTLIFYNIYRDTMSLIHSVQTTFTEPLCAGFWVNYGSSVKLS, from the exons atgaagcaagATCAAGCTGCTGATACTCTCCAGG gTGAGCTGTTCTTCACTAATCAgcttaaatgtagcctgaagaagaaatatcaaagtgtgtttgaaggaattgctcagcaaggagactccacacttctgaataacatctacacagatctctatatcactcagggtgcgagtgaacaggtcaacactgaacatgagatcagacagattgaagctgcttccagacgtcatcagtcactagagatacaggttgaatgcaaacatttgtttgaagcagctgaacaagacgagcagatcagaactgtcctgacaaaaggagttgctggcatcgggaaatcagtctctgtgcaaaagtttgttctggattgggctgaagggaaagaaaatcaagacatcagcttcatatttcctcttccattcagagagatgaacttaaaggagaaagaaagacaaagtttaaaagacctcataactcagtttttcccagagactaaaggactgaaccttacaagaagcacacgattcaaagtcctgttcatccttgatggattggatgaatgtcgtcttcctctgaactttgctggtaatgagacgtgtggtgatgtatcttcagcagtctctctggatgttctcctgacgaacctcatcaagggaaatctgcttccttctgctttcatctggatcaccagcagaccagcagctgccagtaagattcctgctgactgtatcgaccggctgacagagatacgaggattcaatgatgcccaaaaggaggagtacttcagaaagagactcacagatcagaatcaggccagagaaatcattgatcacattaaacagtcaaagagtctctttattatgtgccacatcccagtcttctgctggatttcagccactgttctccagaacatactgaaactgaaacacagggctcatgctgaaacactgcaggaatctcccaagactctgacacagatgtacacacactttctccgctttcagatccagcagagcagaagaaagtatgatggagaaaacacagcagatgtctcctggaatccaaagctcatcctttcactggggaaactggccttccagcagctggacagaaacaatgtgatcttctatgagagcgatctgaaagactgtggcattgacgtctataaggcatcggtgtactcaggcatgtgtacccagatctttaaggaggagacgggaattattcttggtaccatgtactgctttcttcacttgagcattcaggagttcattgcagccctttatcaacatCTGATTCTAGACAATGACAAGAcacgagcagaaaaaagcagAGATGAGTCCATGATTGATTTGCTGAAGACTGCAGTggacaaggctctggaaagtgagaatggacatctggacctttaccttcgcttccttctcggtctgtcactccagtccagtcgacaactcttacgaggcctgttgacacagcaggatgacagagaccagagcaaagaggaaataattgcctacatcaagcagaaacttgaagggaatctgtctccagagagatccatcaatctgttctactgtctgaatgaactgaatgaTCAAACTCTGCTGAAACAGATTCAGTCTCACCTCAGTAGAGGAAGTCTGTCATCTGCTCGTctttcacctgcccagtggtctgctctggtctttgtgttgttgacctcagaggaggagctggaggagtttgagcttcagaaattccagagatcagacgagtgtctcatcagactatcagcagtcatcaaaacCTCCAAAAGAGCTCT gctacagggCTGTTATCTTACTGTTCggtcctgtgagagtttgtcttcagctctacaatcctcaaactgtgtgctgagagagctggacctgagtaacaatgacctgcaggattcaggagtgaagaagctctctgatggactgaagagtcaacactgtaaactggacacactgag actacagttctgtaatctcactgttcagtgttgtgagagtttgtcttcagctctacaatcctcaaactgtgtgctgagagagctggacctgagtaacaatgacctgcaggattcaggagtgaagcttctctctgatggactgaagagtcaacactgtaaactggacacactgag attgtctggctgtatggtgacagaggaaggctgtggttttctgtcttcagctctgacttcaaacccctcacacctgagagagctggatctgagctacaatcatccaggagattcaggagtcaagctgctctctgaacaactggaggatccaaactacacactggacaaactcaa tctggatcatggaggagagacgaggattacagcaggaccacgcaaat atgtctgtttcctcactctggatccaaacacagcacacactcgactcattctgtctgaggagaacagagaggtgaagagtgtgagagagaatcagccgtatcctgatcatccacacagatttgatggttatcctcaggtgttgtgcagagagagtgtgtgtggacgctgttactgggagattgactggagtggagatgctGGTGTgcgtatatcagtgtcatataagagcatcaggaggaagggaggaggtgttgagtgtgtgtttggaaataatgctcagtcctggagtttgttctGCTATTCCTCCAGATTCACATTCTGGCACAATAACACACAGACTGATCTCCCAGTGGaggcgctcagcaggagaataggagtgtttgtggatcacagtgcaggaactctgatcttctacaacatctatagagacacaatgagcctcatccactcagtccagaccacattcactgagccgctctgtgctggCTTCTGGGTTAAttatggatcatcagtgaaactgagctga